ATCAAATCAGCGGGTACGAAAGTCGTGATCCGAGTGACGAAACAGGCATCAAGGCGTATCATTTAATTGTATTTCCAACAATTTTGCATTGTTTCGAGGTTTTGCTCGAGCAAGAGGGACTTTTTGGCGTCGTTGAGTTGCATCGGTTCAGTTGGGACTTCATTTCGTTGGATGGCGGTGTGTTATCGCTCGAATATCAACCGAAGCTTtttcgagatatttttttgagaggaGATACTTCGTTGCTGGGACCTGTAGCGCATAGTTTTCGGTTGTATAATATGGTCATGAAACGTCCTCAAATCGTGCTTTCGTATGGGGAACAAAGCGACGCGATCTTAAATATGTGTCATCGTATCGAAAATGCCAGAAATGCTCCATTTCGGGACGAGTCGAAGGATAATCCGGATTTTACAGCGATGATTGTCGTTGATCGTGATAAGGATTATGCTTCGACTTTGCTGACGTCAGTCGTTTATGCGAGTCTTTTACTCGAACTTTTCCAATATAAGAGCGGATATGTGACGATCGACgtggaaaataacaaaattgtgcgagaaaagttgaaattcctgcaaatttcgaaaaataattcgtcGAGCGGGAGTAAAAAAGATGTCGCAACACTTCGAATGCATTCCGGGAGTGATAATATCTACCGGGAGAACCGATATCGCCATTTTGCGGATGTTGTGTCACTTTTGAGCTCTCAAGCGAAGAATTTAGGTGTCGAATCCAAGACTTACAAGGAGATGAAAATTAACGAAATGAAGGAATTTGTCTCGAATAAACTTCCGCAAGTTGCTGCCCAAAAAAAGGAACTTTTTAAACACTTAATTGCTTGTGAAGCGATCGTTCAGGAGCTCGGAGCGACTTTTGAGAGACATCAATCTATCGAAGAGAGCATGTTACTTAACGAAAATCGGAAACAAGTAATTTCCTACATCGAGGAGCAAATTAGCACGGATGCCCATAAATTCAACACGATTCGTCTCATGTGCCTTCTTCACATCACGTGCGGTGTGACGCCCGACGAAGCCTCCAAATTCATCACAAACTACTGCAATGCCTTTGGACATCAATATCTCACGGTTTTTACGAAACTTTCCACAGCGAGACTTTTTCCCGAACTCGGAATCACAAATAAAAcgaatattttgtcaaatatttcgaTTCCGCTCAAACAAACGCCATTCCAAGTCgatgcaaataaattaaaactttttccggTTCAATCGAAAGACAGTCCAATTACATCGACGCCCACAAAATCGCCCGGAATCCCGTTGAAAAAAGATAATACCTGCCCGAGTTACGTTTTTAATGGGAATTATATTCCGCTTGTGGCGCAATTGGctcaaattttgttgaaagcGAGCAGTTTTGAGGAGATTAGTTTGAAATTGGGACATGTTGATACGCAGATAAAGGTCAGTGGGAAGGCTTTTGGCGGAGATTCGATGAAAACTTTGAAAGAAACAGCAATGGCAGTTAAGCGAGGGGAGTTGACAGGTCCGAGTTTTCCATTGAGAccgaaaactatttttatatttgttgtTGGAGGAGTTACTTATGCGGAGATAGCAGCTTGTAATCTAGTCGAACGATTTACGGGAGCGAAAATTGTATTAGCATCGGACTCAATTATCAGCGGGAATGATTTAATAGAGActgcttttaattaatttttttaaatgtttaattttcgatattttattaaatttaattgtaaaaattttattaaaaaataaattaaaattgttattttttttaaatattaaattttaattaaatttgtatgttAATTATGTTGTTTtgtaaaactttataaaaaaataaataatttttttttttttataaattgactgaattatttattttattttctttgactatgtcaaagaaaaaattttttttcagtttcaattttttgagttttgagttgaaaaatgattaaaaatgacttttgaatttttattttagtttttttttggcagttttgagttataaaatgataaattagagccctctgataaatttttatccatttgaagcaatatttgatttagtttttttgctcttgatttagttttcaaaacaaaactatgtcatagaaaaaaaattttttcagtttaaattttttggctgatttagtttttaaaacaaaactatgtcaaagaaaaaaaattttttcagtttcaattttttggcagttttgagttataaaatgattaaaaatgataaattagagccctctgacaaatttcaatccatttggagcaagatttgacaaaaattgctttgacacagtttttgacacagtttttttgctcttgatttagtttttaaaacaaaactatgtcaaagaaaaaaaattttttcagtttcaattttttggcagttttgagttataaaatgattaaaaatgataaattagagccctctgacaaatttctatccatttggagcaagatttgacaaaaattgctttgacacagtttttgacacagtttttttgctcttgatttagtttttaaaacaaaactatgtcaaagaaaaattttttttcagtttaaattttttggcagttttgagttataaaatgattaaaaatgataaattagagccctctgacaaatttctatccatttggagcaagatttgacaaaaattgctttgacacagtttttgacacagttttttttgctcttgatttagttttcaaaacaaaactatgtcaaagaaaaattttttttcagtttaaattttttggcagttttgagttataaaatgattaaaaatgataaattagagccctctgacaaatttcaatccatttggagcaagatttgacaaaaatagctttgacacagtttttgacacagtttttttgctcttgatttagtttttaaaacaaaactatgtcaaagaaaaattttttttcagtttcaattttttggcagttttgagttataaaatgattaaaaatgataaattagagccctctgacaaatttctatccatttggagcaagatttgacaaaaatagctttgacacagtttttgacacagtttttttgctcttgatttagtttttaaaacaaaactatgtcaaagaaaaaattttttttcagtttaaattttttggcagttttgagttataaaatgattaaaaatgataaattagagccctctgacaaatttcaatccatttggagcaagatttgacaaaaattgctttgacacagtttttgacacagtttttttgctcttgatttagtttttaaaacaaaactatgtcaaagaaaaaaaattttttcagtttaaattttttggcagttttgagttataaaatgattaaaaatgataaattagagccctctgacaaatttcaatccatttggagcaagatttgacaaaaatagctttgacacagtttttgacacagtttttttgctcttgatttagtttttaaaacaaaactatgtcaaagaaaaattttttttcagtttaaattttttggcagttttgagttataaaatgattaaaaatgataaattagagccctctgacaaatttcaatccatttggagcaagatttgacaaaaattgctttgacacagtttttgacacagtttttttgctcttgatttagtttttaaaacaaaactatgtcaaagaaaaaaaattttttcagtttaaattttttggcagttttgagttataaaatgattaaaaatgataaattagagccctctgacaaatttcaatccatttggagcaagatttgacaaaaattgctttgacacagtttttgacacagtttttttgctcttgatttagtttttaaaacaaaactatgtcaaagaaaaaaaattttttcagtttcaattttttagcagttttgagttataaaatgattaaaaatgataaattagagccctctgacaatttttttaccatttggagcaagatttgacaaaaattgctttgacacagtttttgacacagtttttttgctcttgatttagtttttaaaacaaaactatgtcaaagaaaaaattttttttcagtttaaattttttggcagttttgagttataaaatgattaaaaatgataaattagagccctctgacaaatttcaatccatttggagcaagatttgacaaaaatagctttgacacagtttttgacacagtttttttgctcttgatttagtttttaaaacaaaactatgtcaaagaaaaaaaattttttcagtttaaattttttggcagttttgagttataaaatgattaaaaatgataaattagagccctctgacaaatttcaatccatttggagcaagatttgacaaaaatagctttgacacagtttttgacacagtttttttgctcttgatttagtttttaaaacaaaactatgtcaaagaaaaatttttttttcaatttcaattttttggcagttttgagttataaaatgattaaaaatgataaattagagccctctgacaaatttttatcgatttggagcaaaatttgacaaaaatagctttgacacagtttttgacacagtttttttgctcttgatttagtttttaaaacaaaactatgtcaaagaaaaaatgttttttcagtttaaagNNNNNNNNNNNNNNNNNNNNNNNNNNNNNNNNNNNNNNNNNNNNNNNNNNNNNNNNNNNNNNNNNNNNNNNNNNNNNNNNNNNNNNNNNNNNNNNNNNNNattttttcagtttaaattttttggcagttttgagttataaaatgattaaaaatgataaattagagccctctgacaaatttcaatccatttggagcaagatttgacaaaaattgctttgacacagtttttgacacagtttttttgctcttgatttagtttttaaaacaaaactatgtcaaagaaaaaaaattttttcagtttaaattttttggcagttttgagttataaaatgattaaaaatgataaattagagccctctgacaaatttcaatccatttggagcaagatttgacaaaaattgctttgacacagtttttgacacagtttttttgctcttgatttagtttttaaaacaaaactatgtcaaagaaaaaaaattttttcagtttcaattttttagcagttttgagttataaaatgattaaaaatgataaattagagccctctgacaatttttttaccatttggagcaagatttgacaaaaattgctttgacacagtttttgacacagtttttttgctcttgatttagtttttaaaacaaaactatgtcaaag
The sequence above is drawn from the Culicoides brevitarsis isolate CSIRO-B50_1 chromosome 1, AGI_CSIRO_Cbre_v1, whole genome shotgun sequence genome and encodes:
- the LOC134831221 gene encoding vacuolar protein sorting-associated protein 33B codes for the protein MDSSIDKKLNGFRQISQEKLQNIFCSIPGSHKDIIIEPNLIKPLEFVCGASWLKNKGIDKIYKFDKVNPPPRRHQFIYLITADLILFKHVLDQISGYESRDPSDETGIKAYHLIVFPTILHCFEVLLEQEGLFGVVELHRFSWDFISLDGGVLSLEYQPKLFRDIFLRGDTSLLGPVAHSFRLYNMVMKRPQIVLSYGEQSDAILNMCHRIENARNAPFRDESKDNPDFTAMIVVDRDKDYASTLLTSVVYASLLLELFQYKSGYVTIDVENNKIVREKLKFLQISKNNSSSGSKKDVATLRMHSGSDNIYRENRYRHFADVVSLLSSQAKNLGVESKTYKEMKINEMKEFVSNKLPQVAAQKKELFKHLIACEAIVQELGATFERHQSIEESMLLNENRKQVISYIEEQISTDAHKFNTIRLMCLLHITCGVTPDEASKFITNYCNAFGHQYLTVFTKLSTARLFPELGITNKTNILSNISIPLKQTPFQVDANKLKLFPVQSKDSPITSTPTKSPGIPLKKDNTCPSYVFNGNYIPLVAQLAQILLKASSFEEISLKLGHVDTQIKVSGKAFGGDSMKTLKETAMAVKRGELTGPSFPLRPKTIFIFVVGGVTYAEIAACNLVERFTGAKIVLASDSIISGNDLIETAFN